A genomic segment from Halorubrum depositum encodes:
- a CDS encoding CGCGG family putative rSAM-modified RiPP protein codes for MTTTTDDPDETAEPITDRVHDNSWSANLEKPKYADDPELAVRDALAAVDHTASGNHVNLVTHGDLGHPEEFLYDALREERDDLDPEYVEQCGCGGHVTRVDVP; via the coding sequence ATGACCACCACTACCGACGATCCCGACGAGACCGCCGAACCGATCACCGACCGAGTCCACGACAACTCCTGGTCGGCGAACTTAGAGAAGCCGAAGTACGCCGACGACCCGGAGCTGGCGGTCCGCGACGCGCTCGCGGCCGTCGACCACACGGCCTCGGGGAACCACGTCAACCTGGTCACCCACGGCGACCTCGGCCACCCCGAGGAGTTCCTCTACGACGCGCTCCGCGAGGAGCGCGACGACCTCGACCCGGAGTACGTCGAGCAGTGCGGCTGCGGCGGTCACGTCACCCGCGTGGACGTTCCCTGA
- a CDS encoding ABC transporter ATP-binding protein has product MRIEISDVHKRYGDVEALAGLDLAVESGEAYGLVGTNGAGKSTLFGLIAGHERPDAGSVSVGGRDVGEIGWRIREAIGILPENPGFPPGETGRETLQFHADVRGVGSSPEDAAERIAGAAATVGLADAIDRPIDGYSKGMSRRLGLAAALLANPSVLLLDEPTAGLDPNGVAALREVLTRVRDETDVTLLMATHALREAERVCDRVGVLDEGRLVAEGTPDGLGADHEDGLEGAFVSLTGGGRDA; this is encoded by the coding sequence ATGCGCATCGAAATTTCGGACGTTCACAAGCGGTACGGCGACGTCGAGGCCCTCGCCGGGCTCGACCTCGCGGTCGAATCGGGCGAGGCGTACGGCCTCGTGGGAACCAACGGCGCCGGCAAGTCCACGCTGTTCGGGCTGATCGCCGGCCACGAGCGCCCCGACGCGGGGTCCGTCTCGGTCGGCGGCCGCGATGTCGGCGAGATCGGCTGGCGGATCCGCGAGGCGATCGGAATCTTACCCGAGAACCCCGGCTTCCCGCCGGGCGAGACGGGGCGAGAGACCCTGCAGTTCCACGCCGACGTCCGCGGGGTGGGGTCGAGCCCGGAGGACGCCGCCGAGCGCATCGCCGGCGCGGCCGCGACCGTCGGCCTCGCGGACGCGATCGACCGCCCCATCGACGGCTACTCGAAGGGAATGTCCCGCCGGCTCGGGCTGGCGGCCGCGCTCCTCGCGAACCCGTCGGTGCTCCTGCTCGACGAGCCGACCGCGGGGCTCGACCCGAACGGCGTCGCCGCGCTCCGCGAGGTCCTGACCCGCGTGCGCGACGAGACCGACGTCACCCTACTGATGGCGACCCACGCGCTGCGCGAGGCCGAGCGCGTCTGCGACCGCGTCGGCGTCCTCGACGAGGGCCGACTGGTCGCCGAGGGGACGCCCGACGGGCTCGGGGCCGACCACGAGGACGGGCTCGAGGGCGCGTTCGTCTCGCTCACCGGGGGTGGTCGCGATGCCTGA
- a CDS encoding helix-turn-helix domain-containing protein yields the protein MATTDATGADEWSGTRLTLDLWHPNCWAIEATNRTDGGVLAHAIYNSPRTDADAPNSVNGLFTAFADTNEEVEALLDAIRDSDRAGSLLELQERFGRARDAPGNVVREFFLEYDPADMVCPTLLEHGFVHSAPVRIENGREEWQVCFVGERTDIRESLDGVQADSGAEVTVESMSSSGYAGRTPREQRLDTLTTTQREVYEHAREAGYYEWPREASTRELADDLDVSKTTLLEHLRKAESKLLDP from the coding sequence ATGGCAACGACCGACGCGACCGGGGCGGACGAGTGGTCCGGGACTCGCCTCACGCTCGACCTGTGGCATCCGAACTGCTGGGCGATCGAGGCGACGAACAGGACCGACGGCGGCGTCCTCGCGCACGCCATCTACAACTCGCCGCGGACCGACGCCGACGCGCCGAACTCGGTGAACGGCCTGTTCACGGCGTTCGCCGACACGAACGAGGAGGTCGAGGCGCTGCTCGACGCGATCCGCGACTCCGACCGCGCGGGTAGCCTCTTGGAACTGCAGGAGCGGTTCGGGCGCGCGCGGGACGCCCCGGGCAACGTCGTCCGCGAGTTCTTCTTAGAGTACGACCCGGCGGACATGGTGTGCCCGACGCTGCTCGAACACGGCTTCGTCCACAGCGCGCCGGTCCGGATCGAGAACGGCCGCGAGGAGTGGCAGGTGTGCTTCGTCGGCGAGCGCACCGATATCCGGGAGTCCCTCGACGGCGTTCAGGCGGACTCCGGCGCCGAGGTGACGGTGGAGTCGATGTCGTCGTCGGGATACGCGGGACGGACCCCCCGCGAGCAGCGGCTCGACACGCTGACGACGACCCAGCGCGAGGTGTACGAGCACGCCCGCGAGGCCGGGTACTACGAGTGGCCCCGCGAGGCGTCGACCCGCGAGCTCGCCGACGACCTGGACGTCTCGAAGACGACCCTGCTCGAACACCTCCGAAAGGCGGAGTCGAAGCTGCTGGACCCGTAG
- a CDS encoding HU family DNA-binding protein, whose translation MREQFMTNTDHSRRAVLRKGAILSTSLGLALLTTTGPAAAMNKAELIESMASEAGLKQSEIEAALDAFTVTTTEALKKGDSAVLVGFGSFSISKRSARTGRNPGSTRGAADDSPVTFDPCPAFVEALDLNPGRGDEASAKCRDADVVIDAKCIAKFTAERAKDDSEIRLSEADAKLAIEAFVGAATKALKKGDRLSLGGTEDGDGSDGEVDDAGFGSFSISKRSARTGRNPQTGKEIRIAAKNVVKFKAGAELSKAVN comes from the coding sequence GTGAGAGAACAGTTCATGACAAACACCGATCACTCGCGGCGAGCCGTACTGCGGAAGGGCGCTATCCTCTCGACCTCCCTCGGACTGGCCCTGTTGACGACGACGGGTCCGGCCGCGGCGATGAACAAAGCGGAGCTGATCGAGTCGATGGCGAGCGAAGCCGGGCTGAAGCAGTCGGAGATCGAAGCGGCGCTGGACGCGTTCACCGTCACGACGACGGAGGCCCTGAAGAAGGGAGATAGCGCCGTACTAGTCGGATTCGGCTCGTTCAGCATCTCGAAGCGGTCCGCCCGAACCGGGCGGAATCCGGGGTCCACGCGCGGGGCAGCCGACGACTCGCCGGTGACGTTCGACCCGTGTCCGGCGTTCGTGGAGGCGCTCGACCTCAACCCCGGCAGGGGCGACGAGGCCAGCGCCAAGTGCCGGGACGCCGACGTGGTGATCGACGCGAAGTGTATCGCGAAGTTCACGGCGGAGAGGGCGAAAGACGACTCGGAGATCCGGTTATCGGAGGCGGACGCGAAGCTGGCGATCGAGGCGTTCGTCGGCGCGGCGACGAAGGCCCTGAAGAAGGGTGATAGGTTGTCGTTGGGCGGGACAGAGGACGGCGATGGGAGTGACGGAGAGGTCGACGATGCGGGGTTCGGCTCGTTCAGCATCTCGAAGCGGTCCGCCCGAACCGGGCGCAACCCGCAGACGGGGAAGGAGATCCGGATCGCGGCGAAGAACGTGGTCAAATTCAAGGCGGGCGCCGAGCTGTCCAAAGCCGTGAACTAG
- a CDS encoding ABC transporter permease → MPERGRDGDESTPPAPDGGVVDGATAASPTDAPAEATETGTADETATDAERISVPLPRPGIVLRIARRETRLTARRGWAVGLTVVFAAFGLLLATFSGSSVAPTGYEPVVASYVELATYLVPLAALAFGHGAVVGAAERGRLGVVLTLPVSRVEAAIGVFAGRAAVLAASVVVGFGVPGLLLLREFGLAGWPTFAWFLLATVAVAVALLGLGVAISAVAPTSTVALAGALLVWAWFALVHDLLALGVLAALDGAGGFVAAAVAANPVSTYRLLALAPTDAGGAGLAAALDGSGLSVGALVAVLLGWIVVGVGVAAVAMRSKRI, encoded by the coding sequence ATGCCTGAGCGCGGACGCGACGGAGACGAGTCGACGCCTCCGGCCCCCGACGGCGGCGTCGTCGACGGCGCGACCGCCGCCTCGCCGACAGACGCGCCCGCGGAGGCGACGGAGACCGGGACCGCCGACGAGACCGCGACCGACGCGGAGCGTATCTCCGTCCCGCTCCCGCGCCCCGGGATCGTCCTCCGGATCGCCCGCCGCGAGACCCGGCTGACCGCCCGCCGGGGGTGGGCGGTCGGGCTGACGGTCGTCTTCGCCGCGTTCGGGCTCCTGCTGGCGACGTTCAGCGGGTCGAGCGTGGCGCCGACCGGCTACGAGCCGGTGGTCGCGAGCTACGTCGAACTCGCGACGTACCTCGTGCCGCTGGCCGCGCTGGCGTTCGGTCACGGCGCGGTCGTCGGCGCGGCCGAGCGCGGGCGCCTCGGCGTCGTGCTGACGTTGCCCGTCTCGCGGGTTGAGGCCGCGATCGGCGTGTTCGCCGGGCGGGCCGCGGTGCTCGCCGCCTCGGTCGTGGTCGGTTTCGGCGTCCCCGGACTGCTCCTCCTCCGGGAGTTCGGGCTCGCCGGCTGGCCGACGTTCGCGTGGTTCCTGCTCGCGACCGTCGCCGTCGCCGTCGCGCTCCTCGGACTCGGGGTGGCGATCTCCGCGGTCGCGCCGACCTCGACGGTCGCGCTCGCGGGGGCCCTCCTCGTCTGGGCGTGGTTCGCCCTCGTCCACGACCTGCTCGCGCTCGGCGTGCTGGCCGCGCTCGACGGCGCGGGCGGGTTCGTCGCCGCCGCGGTCGCCGCCAACCCGGTCTCGACGTACCGCCTGCTCGCGCTCGCCCCGACCGACGCGGGCGGCGCCGGGCTCGCGGCCGCGCTCGACGGCAGCGGGCTCTCGGTCGGCGCGCTCGTGGCCGTCCTGCTCGGCTGGATCGTCGTCGGGGTCGGTGTCGCCGCGGTCGCGATGCGGTCGAAGCGGATCTGA
- the nosD gene encoding nitrous oxide reductase family maturation protein NosD, producing MTRRPSVAGLVSARAVFVAAAVVLAAVLGGVVAATGGGAVAGDGAGSTAAGAANGTDEPVVDPPTYDPARPTASGTATVVSAGGGGSYDASEGDATGDDAGDAPGETYDDLNAAVDAAEPGDTVELSGVFEPAEPVVVDEPNVTVRAAETHEALIDGGGDDSVVVLEAPNAAVEGVWIDDTGENLESQDSAVYVAENASGATLSELYLTDAAFGVWVNGADEVTVADSRIEGTEAPRFANRGNGINLWETEGTEIRDTSITDVRDGIYYSWASDVEATGNTLWDLRYGVHYMYSDDNRIADNVAFENDVGYALMVSDSIEVVNNTAVANRGESGHGILLKEIDRSVVRDNDLVANDQGMFLYNAQHNEVRGNLLYANGVGVHHSAGTSGTTVVGNGFVENEVPVLTTTRELVAWNGTDRGNYWSDARVADADDDGLSETRHRPAGAAQRIVQEHPTAAVFADGPAFDAIRLVESRFPAVETAGIVDHRPLADPVRDVEPYRSYAAAVDATVEYDSDPGDDHHQRNQ from the coding sequence ATGACCCGGCGCCCGTCGGTCGCCGGCCTCGTCTCGGCGCGCGCGGTCTTCGTCGCCGCCGCCGTCGTGCTCGCGGCCGTCCTCGGCGGCGTCGTCGCGGCGACCGGGGGTGGCGCCGTGGCCGGCGACGGAGCCGGGAGCACCGCCGCCGGCGCCGCGAACGGGACCGACGAGCCGGTCGTCGACCCGCCGACGTACGACCCGGCGCGGCCGACGGCGTCGGGAACCGCGACGGTCGTGAGCGCGGGCGGCGGCGGATCGTATGACGCGAGCGAGGGCGACGCGACGGGCGACGACGCCGGTGACGCGCCGGGCGAGACGTACGACGACCTGAACGCCGCGGTCGACGCCGCGGAGCCCGGCGATACGGTCGAGCTCTCCGGCGTCTTCGAGCCGGCGGAACCCGTCGTCGTCGACGAGCCGAACGTGACGGTCCGGGCGGCCGAGACCCACGAGGCCCTGATCGACGGCGGCGGCGACGACAGCGTCGTCGTCCTCGAGGCGCCGAACGCGGCGGTCGAGGGCGTCTGGATCGACGACACCGGCGAAAATCTCGAATCGCAGGACTCCGCGGTGTACGTCGCCGAGAACGCCTCGGGCGCGACGCTCTCGGAGCTGTACCTCACCGACGCCGCCTTCGGCGTCTGGGTGAACGGCGCCGACGAGGTGACGGTCGCCGACTCGCGGATCGAGGGCACCGAGGCGCCGCGGTTCGCGAACCGCGGCAACGGGATCAACCTCTGGGAGACGGAGGGGACCGAGATCCGCGACACGTCGATTACGGACGTGCGCGACGGGATCTACTACTCGTGGGCCTCCGACGTCGAGGCGACGGGGAACACGCTGTGGGACCTCCGGTACGGCGTCCACTACATGTACTCGGACGACAACCGGATCGCCGACAACGTCGCCTTCGAGAACGACGTGGGGTACGCGCTGATGGTCAGCGACTCCATCGAGGTCGTCAACAACACCGCGGTCGCGAACCGGGGCGAGAGCGGCCACGGGATCCTGCTCAAGGAGATCGACCGCAGCGTCGTCCGCGACAACGACCTCGTCGCCAACGACCAGGGGATGTTCCTCTACAACGCCCAGCACAACGAGGTCCGCGGGAACCTCCTGTACGCGAACGGCGTCGGAGTCCACCACTCCGCCGGGACTTCGGGGACGACCGTCGTCGGCAACGGCTTCGTCGAGAACGAGGTGCCGGTGTTGACGACGACCCGCGAGCTCGTCGCTTGGAACGGTACCGACCGCGGGAACTACTGGTCGGACGCCCGCGTCGCCGACGCCGACGACGACGGGCTGAGCGAGACGCGTCACCGGCCGGCCGGCGCGGCCCAGCGGATCGTCCAGGAGCACCCGACCGCGGCCGTCTTCGCCGACGGCCCCGCGTTCGACGCGATCCGGCTGGTCGAGAGCCGGTTCCCCGCGGTCGAGACCGCCGGAATCGTCGACCACCGCCCGCTCGCCGACCCCGTCCGCGACGTCGAGCCGTATCGCTCCTACGCGGCGGCCGTCGACGCGACCGTCGAGTACGACTCGGACCCGGGAGACGACCACCACCAGCGGAACCAGTAA
- a CDS encoding DUF2249 domain-containing protein → MSDAESVLDVRERDDPPFPVISDALDELGSDERLRLVNDFEPVPLYDVLADRGFEHETERVDDDEWHVTIEHA, encoded by the coding sequence ATGAGCGACGCCGAATCAGTCCTCGACGTGCGCGAGCGCGACGATCCCCCGTTTCCGGTCATCAGCGACGCGCTCGACGAGCTCGGGTCCGACGAGCGGCTGCGGCTCGTGAACGACTTCGAACCGGTCCCGCTGTACGACGTGCTGGCGGACCGCGGATTCGAACACGAGACCGAGCGGGTCGACGACGACGAGTGGCACGTCACCATCGAACACGCCTGA
- a CDS encoding aldehyde dehydrogenase family protein, whose protein sequence is MSEPYQHYIDGEWVSGAGSETFESENPATGESLGEFRRGTPDDVGRAVDAADEAFDEWREFSRIQRAEYLWDVYHELRERTDELGEIVSKECGKEISEGKADVVEAAHMVEWAAGDARHPSGDIVPSEIPAKDAYMRRKPRGVTGCITPWNFPVAIPYWHMAIALVEGNTVVFKPAEQTPWCAQIIAEMFDDAGIPDGVFNMVQGFGDAGNAIVEHDDVETVIFTGSAEVGHLIQDKLGGVAGKRVACEMGGKNAIVVTEEADLDVAVHSAVMSSFKTTGQRCVSSERLIVHTDVYDEFKERFVEVAADVAVGDPLDEDTFMGPLIEAEHYEKVAEYNQLARDEGVNVLVDRTDLDADEVPDGHEDGHWIGPFVYEADPDEDLRCTHEEVFGPHVALLEYDGDIERAVEIQNDTEYGLAGAIVSENYRQINYYRDRAEVGLAYGNLPCIGAEVQLPFGGVKKSGNGYPSAREAIEAVTDRTAWTLNNSKEIEMAQGLSADIKTKDD, encoded by the coding sequence ATGTCGGAGCCGTACCAACACTACATCGACGGCGAGTGGGTCTCGGGCGCGGGCTCGGAGACCTTCGAGAGCGAGAACCCGGCGACCGGGGAGTCCCTCGGCGAGTTCCGGCGGGGAACCCCCGACGACGTCGGCCGCGCGGTCGACGCCGCCGACGAGGCGTTCGACGAGTGGCGCGAGTTCTCCCGGATTCAGCGCGCCGAGTACCTCTGGGACGTGTACCACGAGCTGCGTGAGCGCACGGACGAACTCGGGGAAATCGTCTCCAAGGAGTGCGGCAAGGAGATCAGCGAGGGGAAAGCCGACGTCGTCGAGGCCGCCCACATGGTCGAGTGGGCCGCTGGCGACGCCCGCCACCCGTCGGGCGACATCGTCCCCTCGGAGATCCCGGCGAAGGACGCGTACATGCGTCGGAAGCCCCGCGGCGTCACCGGCTGTATCACCCCGTGGAACTTCCCCGTCGCGATCCCGTACTGGCACATGGCCATCGCGCTGGTGGAGGGGAACACGGTCGTGTTCAAGCCGGCCGAGCAGACGCCGTGGTGCGCGCAGATCATCGCGGAGATGTTCGACGACGCCGGGATCCCGGACGGCGTGTTCAACATGGTCCAGGGCTTCGGCGACGCCGGCAACGCGATCGTCGAGCACGACGACGTCGAGACGGTGATTTTCACCGGCTCGGCCGAGGTCGGCCACCTGATTCAGGACAAGCTCGGCGGCGTCGCCGGCAAGCGCGTCGCCTGCGAGATGGGCGGGAAGAACGCGATCGTGGTCACCGAGGAGGCCGACCTCGACGTCGCGGTCCACTCCGCCGTGATGTCGTCGTTCAAGACGACCGGCCAGCGCTGCGTCTCCTCCGAGCGCCTGATCGTCCACACCGACGTGTACGACGAGTTCAAGGAGCGGTTCGTCGAGGTCGCCGCGGACGTCGCCGTCGGCGATCCGCTCGACGAGGACACGTTCATGGGGCCCCTCATCGAGGCCGAGCACTACGAGAAGGTCGCCGAGTACAACCAGCTCGCCCGCGACGAGGGCGTGAACGTCCTCGTCGACCGGACCGACCTCGACGCCGACGAGGTCCCCGACGGCCACGAGGACGGCCACTGGATCGGCCCGTTCGTCTACGAGGCCGACCCCGACGAGGACCTCCGGTGCACCCACGAGGAGGTGTTCGGGCCGCACGTCGCGCTCTTAGAGTACGACGGCGACATCGAGCGCGCGGTCGAGATCCAGAACGACACCGAGTACGGGCTCGCCGGCGCTATCGTCTCTGAAAACTACCGGCAGATCAACTACTACCGCGACCGCGCCGAGGTCGGGCTGGCGTACGGGAACCTCCCCTGTATCGGCGCCGAGGTCCAGCTTCCCTTCGGCGGCGTCAAGAAGTCGGGCAACGGCTACCCCTCGGCCCGGGAGGCCATCGAGGCCGTCACCGACCGCACCGCGTGGACCCTGAACAACTCGAAGGAGATCGAGATGGCGCAGGGGCTCTCGGCCGACATCAAGACGAAGGACGACTGA
- a CDS encoding DUF2249 domain-containing protein: protein MPRETSVLGETEAPTDRPVETLDVADLGPPEPLRRTLELLADLPDETVLVQRNDRVPQFLFPKLDDRGYAYDTVEADDGVVTAIWTAGADR from the coding sequence ATGCCACGGGAGACATCGGTCCTCGGGGAGACGGAGGCGCCGACGGACCGGCCGGTCGAGACGCTCGACGTCGCCGACCTCGGCCCGCCGGAGCCGCTCCGGCGGACGCTCGAGCTGCTCGCGGACCTGCCGGACGAGACCGTCCTGGTCCAGCGCAACGACCGGGTCCCGCAGTTCCTGTTCCCGAAGCTCGACGACCGCGGCTACGCGTACGACACGGTCGAGGCGGACGACGGCGTCGTCACGGCGATCTGGACCGCGGGGGCGGACCGATGA
- a CDS encoding helix-turn-helix domain-containing protein, which produces MPQARLLVDLPDGPWIADVSREFPDAGFRVLTAVPGESAGFALVRVTARDVDAVLATMESHDALASVSVMAREDGVATIRIETDAPLLLLAAKRSGLPIEMPLDIEDGVAEVEVTGEHERVAEMGRRLSELGLEFEVERVRQRVNPARLLTDRQRELLLAAVDLGYYDVPRRATLTEVAEHVGIAKSTCSETLQRVERTVVREFVDDLPSHPVDDETEIATVDP; this is translated from the coding sequence ATGCCACAAGCACGACTCCTCGTCGACCTGCCCGACGGTCCGTGGATAGCCGACGTCTCGCGCGAGTTCCCCGACGCGGGGTTCCGCGTGCTCACCGCGGTCCCCGGCGAGAGCGCCGGCTTCGCCCTGGTCAGGGTCACCGCTCGCGACGTCGACGCGGTGTTGGCGACGATGGAGTCGCACGACGCGCTGGCCTCGGTGTCGGTGATGGCGCGGGAGGACGGCGTCGCCACGATCCGGATCGAGACCGACGCGCCGCTGCTGCTGCTGGCCGCGAAGCGCTCCGGACTCCCGATCGAGATGCCGCTGGACATCGAGGACGGGGTGGCCGAGGTCGAGGTCACCGGCGAACACGAGCGCGTCGCGGAGATGGGCCGGCGGCTGAGCGAGCTCGGCCTGGAGTTCGAGGTCGAGCGCGTGCGCCAACGCGTCAACCCCGCTCGCCTGTTGACGGACCGACAGCGGGAGCTGCTGCTCGCGGCCGTCGACCTCGGCTACTACGACGTGCCGCGCCGAGCCACCCTGACGGAGGTCGCGGAGCACGTCGGGATAGCGAAGTCGACCTGTAGCGAGACGCTCCAGCGCGTCGAGCGGACGGTGGTCAGGGAGTTCGTCGACGACCTCCCGAGCCACCCCGTCGACGACGAGACGGAGATCGCGACCGTCGATCCGTAG
- a CDS encoding halocyanin domain-containing protein: MTRGTLDRRTFVRTTAALGVTTALAGCGGSSGDGGGDGGDGGDGGSDGSDGGSDGSDGGSGDQQYLSEEPDYGGFLDEANNYEQTVDMTDADSVTVNVGAGDGLAFGPAAVAVSSGTTVTWEWTGEGGQHNVAGSDGDFESETVGEEGHTFEHTFEESGTYTYVCTPHEAVGMKGAVYVE, from the coding sequence ATGACCCGAGGCACACTCGACCGGCGAACGTTCGTACGAACGACCGCTGCGCTCGGCGTGACGACCGCGCTCGCCGGCTGCGGCGGCAGCAGCGGCGACGGCGGCGGAGACGGCGGTGACGGCGGTGACGGCGGTAGCGACGGCAGCGACGGCGGTAGCGACGGCAGCGACGGCGGGAGCGGCGACCAGCAGTACCTCTCGGAGGAGCCGGACTACGGCGGGTTCCTCGACGAGGCCAACAACTACGAGCAGACGGTCGACATGACCGACGCCGACTCGGTGACCGTCAACGTCGGCGCCGGCGACGGGCTGGCGTTCGGCCCGGCGGCGGTCGCGGTGTCGTCCGGGACCACCGTCACCTGGGAGTGGACCGGCGAGGGCGGCCAGCACAACGTCGCCGGCTCCGACGGCGACTTCGAGAGCGAGACCGTCGGCGAGGAGGGTCACACCTTCGAGCACACCTTCGAGGAGTCCGGGACGTACACCTACGTCTGTACTCCCCACGAAGCGGTCGGCATGAAGGGCGCCGTCTACGTGGAGTGA
- a CDS encoding transcriptional regulator TbsP domain-containing protein — protein sequence MLPEPTLPFADGPGPIGEFDDPVLVDPPPSLLTAVIEAYREAAPEVVEPDLRTLRALASTDGSPASPSDSAVSDLPTLTVLASDRAVDAVANGFRPASRLAALAEAGTLELRTLSEPQPNTALVGRETGHVLVAGGRRGEADGDATEPWCRVGDDPALRERYAPLVEAAAERRLRTPSRHRVYEAVRERCGDDVADDVIRALDAGDVDGDGVETDAPDLAGARRRAYVIGVHRGALDRDLRRACEEAGLGSSATFTRIKRELREAGLLSTESVPQPVGRPRERLVARGALAEADGPDEAVAAALDAAE from the coding sequence GTGCTCCCCGAGCCGACCCTGCCGTTCGCGGACGGACCGGGGCCGATCGGGGAGTTCGACGACCCGGTGCTCGTGGACCCGCCGCCGTCGCTGTTGACGGCGGTGATCGAGGCGTACCGCGAGGCGGCACCGGAGGTCGTCGAGCCGGACCTGCGGACGCTGCGCGCGCTGGCGTCGACCGACGGTTCCCCGGCGTCGCCGTCGGACTCGGCCGTCTCTGACCTCCCGACGCTCACCGTCCTCGCGAGCGACCGCGCGGTCGACGCCGTCGCCAACGGGTTCCGCCCCGCGAGCCGGCTCGCCGCGCTCGCTGAGGCGGGCACACTGGAGCTCCGAACGCTGTCGGAACCGCAGCCGAACACGGCCCTCGTCGGCCGAGAGACGGGACACGTGCTCGTCGCCGGCGGGCGTCGAGGCGAGGCCGACGGCGACGCGACCGAGCCGTGGTGTCGCGTCGGCGACGACCCGGCGCTCCGGGAACGCTACGCCCCGCTCGTCGAAGCGGCGGCGGAGCGTCGCCTGCGGACGCCGAGTCGCCACCGCGTCTACGAGGCGGTCCGGGAGCGCTGCGGCGACGACGTCGCGGACGACGTGATCCGAGCGCTCGACGCCGGAGACGTCGACGGCGACGGGGTCGAAACCGATGCGCCGGACCTGGCCGGGGCGCGACGCCGCGCGTACGTGATCGGCGTCCACCGCGGCGCGCTCGACCGCGACCTGCGCCGCGCCTGCGAGGAGGCCGGGCTCGGGAGCTCGGCGACGTTCACGCGGATAAAGCGGGAGCTCCGCGAGGCGGGACTGCTCTCGACGGAGTCGGTCCCGCAGCCGGTCGGCCGGCCGCGGGAGCGGCTCGTCGCTCGCGGCGCGCTCGCCGAGGCCGACGGGCCGGACGAGGCCGTCGCCGCGGCGCTGGACGCGGCCGAATAA